The genomic region CACGGTCGCTGGCCTTGGTCGGCGGCAGAACCTGCCCGGCGGACCCGGCATAGGTGACGATGGCGATCTCATCCTCGGGCCGCAGTTCGGCAAGCATCAGGGTCAACGACTGCTTCAGAAGGCCCAGCTTGTTCGGGTCTTCCATCGAACCAGAGGTGTCGATCAGGAACACCAGATTCAGCGGTGGCCGTGCGGCAACCTCGGGCAAGGCACCCTGAATGCCGATGGTCACCAGCCGCGTGCCGGGGTTCCATGGCGTCGGCATCACGCTGACGGTGGACGAAAACGCTTCCTCCGCCGTGGGTGCGGGGTAGGCGTAGGGGAAATAGTTCACCATCTCCTCGATCCGCACCTGATCGGGGGTGGGCAGGACGGCCATGTTCAGCGTCGACCGGATGACCGCCCATGACGCCGTGTCCACATCGATCGAAAAGGTGGAAACCGGTTCTTCAGCCGTCACCTTCACCGGGTTTGCCGGTTCGTTCGCATAAGCCTCGGTGTTCTCGGTCAGCGTCGGCTGGCGGAGGTCTTGCAGCGGCGCGATGGCCGGCGCCGGGGCCAGGTAGCTGAGAGTGCCGCTTTCAGGCGCCGCTTCCATCCGGACGCGGGCGCCATCATCCGCAAGGCTGCCGCCAAGGGCCAGCCCGGTGGGCGCCTCTTCCGCCAGTTCCATGACCTCGGCATCGGCCATGGGTTCGGCGGCCGGCTCAGGCGCGGCTTCGGCCAAAGGCTCCGCCCGGGCGACGGAGGTTGCACTGTCAGCCTCGGATGTCTGCGCCATCTCGGCAGGCGCTTCGGTCGCGACGACGGTGCCGGTATCCACCGCGACCTTCGGCGCTTCGGTCTTGGGCTGCGGCAGGTCGGCCCGGCCGGGCAGGCGCAGATCGGCCACCGGCAGGATCACCGCCACGCCGATGACCAGCGCTGCGATTGACGTGGTGGTGGCAAGGGCGGGACGTGAGGTGAGGAAGTTCAGCATGCGACGCACTCCGTTCAAGGGGGCCGCCGGGGTCTGGCGGTCCTCACTGGAACGGGCAGGGTCGGCTGAT from Tabrizicola piscis harbors:
- a CDS encoding vWA domain-containing protein is translated as MENFDRLQGSADPARSSEDRQTPAAPLNGVRRMLNFLTSRPALATTTSIAALVIGVAVILPVADLRLPGRADLPQPKTEAPKVAVDTGTVVATEAPAEMAQTSEADSATSVARAEPLAEAAPEPAAEPMADAEVMELAEEAPTGLALGGSLADDGARVRMEAAPESGTLSYLAPAPAIAPLQDLRQPTLTENTEAYANEPANPVKVTAEEPVSTFSIDVDTASWAVIRSTLNMAVLPTPDQVRIEEMVNYFPYAYPAPTAEEAFSSTVSVMPTPWNPGTRLVTIGIQGALPEVAARPPLNLVFLIDTSGSMEDPNKLGLLKQSLTLMLAELRPEDEIAIVTYAGSAGQVLPPTKASDRATILAALESLSAGGSTAGAEGLELAYRVASGMAAEGEVSRILLATDGDFNVGVSDPEGLEAYVARQRETGTYLSVLGFGRGNLDDAVMQSLAQNGNGTAAYIDTLSEARKVLVDQLTGALFPIADDVKIQVEWNPATVAEYRLIGYETRALRREDFNNDAVDAGEIGAGTQVTAIYEVTAPGSDALLNDPLRYGTATATDVAEGELGFLRLRWKAPGADTSTLIETPISGSETATDETRFAAAVAGFGQLLQGSVYLGDWGWDEAIALAGSARGDDPYGYRVEAVNLMRLAQSLSAN